The Tribolium castaneum strain GA2 chromosome 3, icTriCast1.1, whole genome shotgun sequence sequence CAGCAAAAACTGCCAAAGTTGAAGGACCCGGAGAGACCGGCTTGGAATTTTCCCCGGGTTTATGGCATTACGCAGCCCCGAGTCATGTAATGTCATTcgttattaaaattacaaatttattatttatttttagtaagtTACTGTTATCAAACTTATTGCAACTAATTGAAAACACGAGTGACTTGGAGTTGGTTAAAAACCGGTTTGTAATTGACGACGCACATTTCTCGTACAGTTTTGAAAAGTATGGCAAATTGAtgcagtttgaattaaaagggGACACCCTTTTAACTTCAAAATCGCCGTTAAGTCCTGTTACTGACCAACCAACCAAAGAGCTCGAACTACCTGATATTTTCCCAATAGAACCCACCATAACACTAAATGAGGAAAATGTTTACACAGTTAGACAAATTTATCGTAAGTTGTTCAAAattgttgattatttttaaatggtaTTGTCTCAGCTATAAACATTCAATTTGCCAAATCGCACCCTCACACAATATTTATACCGCATGTGGAAACCGACGTAAAAAACATATTCGAGGAACCTGTAACAGACGAGCAAATTTTTGGACGCTCCCTTTTGAAGACCTTCACAGTGGCTGCGTCATATGCCAAGGAAAAATTTGGGGTAGGGATTAAAGCAATTATTGTACGaagttttaattgtttgtttCAGGATGTTAAAATTTTGCCCAAGCCTGTGACAGTCCAGTGTGTGCACACCAACGGCCACTTGTTCCACTTTGGGGTGTTTCAGTTGAACACACTTGACTTGGAAGACAGTGGGGTGAAAAATGTCTGGTACCAGACCAACAGAATCCCGCTTTTTGAGAGTTGTGGCTACAAAGTCGGCAAACCGGTCTTGGAGGGCTACAACCGCGAAGTAATGCATAttttaacaagtttttataataacgTTTAATTACTATAAAATGTACatataaaaattgcaattatcACATAAAACATTGATAGAATTTGAGTaacatttaattacaacatttATTGGTCTAAAAGTATCAAAAACCAAGTACATCGATCACACCACTACGCgatatatacagagtgatcATACAAGCATATTTGAGCGTTTGGAACCGATGGGAATTGTAGAATCTCTCTGTAGGGGTTGGTACACCTGTTGCTGGTCGTTTCGGGGATTTACTGAAGACTgtatttgtgtttaaaattgtgtCACACAGATgctcgttttatttttaaactggaaGCCAAAACGGTTTGTGAGGGGTGGTAGCTCGTGTCTAGGAGCAGTTCTTGGTTTTCGCCGTGGTTAAGACCAAGACAATTGCACGAACAAACCGACATTTGGTCGATTTCTCCGGGTTCTCCCACAAATGCGTGTCCCGCTAGCAGTTTTCCATTTACAGCCATTACTTCACCATCAAGGGTCAAAACGTGGTGAGAGGACGACTGCAAGTCTTGATCATCACGTCGAATATCTTCGGCattcctaaaaaaataaattaattacagttgttttatttttaatgaaagggtgcacattttaattttttttcttacaattattttacttaCATTGTCATGAAGCGAAGGACGAGTAGATTGATACTCGCAGCGACCACAGCTAAGCCAAACAAGATGAAGACAAGACTCAGAGCCACATATCCCGGCTTGTCTTTGAGAGCGTTATCGTTTTGTAACGCGACGTAATCGCCGAACCCGATAGTTGTCAGTGTTACAAAACAGTAGTAAAAGCTATCAAAGTAGGTCCAGCCTTCGTATCGCGAAAAAACCGCAGCTCCTGTTGTGATAATGATGGAAGAAAGCATTCCGGTGGCGAACATTAGGTTCATTTCAGtcgcttcaatttttttgcaatgcaaatattttttaatttgtcggATAACAACTGAAGCAAATTTGTTCAAACGTTCACCAATACTTTGGAACATTACAAGGCCCAGAGGAATACCGACCTGGAAcgaattttaacaataaaccactgatttttttaagtcagTACCATTGCGTATCCCATACAGAAAGCCTTCCCGCCTGCTGTCACAGGTGTCGAGTGGCCGTAGCCGATCATAGCTAAGACTACAGTAGCGAAATAAAATGCTCCCGCGAATTTCCATTGAGGTCCCGCTTTGTGTGGTTTGTATTCTGTGATTACGAGTTCGATCATCCTGTAATCATCTTCTGATATGTTGTATTTGTTCTTGAGAGCGCTCGTCGAAGCTGCCAGTGGTTATTGATGGTAAAAacgcaattttgaaaaaaagaataCGTACTTTTAAGTAACTCATCTCGTCTACTTTCTTCTTTTGATTCAAGAGCGTCAAACACAGCCGCACCAATCAGTAGATAAGTAAACGTACAAACAACTAAAGATAAAGTTCGAACATTTTGTCTTTTCATCGTAAAACGATGTTTGTGAGTTTGAACGCGAGATAAGATGAAATCGATGCGACGATAGGGACGCTGGACGTCGGTAGGTAGGCAACTAGCAATACAAAGACTGCGCAAAAGCGCGATTTTCaatataaaactttatttttacaattattatacaaaaatcaCTCAGACTCCACTTCAGCTTCAGCTTGCTCGGTTTCCTTTTCTTCTTCCAGTTCTTTATCCCAGTCTTTCATTTTAGCCCCCATCATGAAATCCTCGCGTAAAACGCTCCAAGTTGATTCTTCACTTTTCTGAACGTTCTCATTCACAACTTCTGATTTCTCCCCCATCAAGACATCCAAAAATGCTCTTTTGTCAATACTTTTCAGAACTTTCTCTTTTCGCACTTCTAAAGGCCCAGCTTCGTCTAACTTTTTAGTGATGTCTTTTTGTTGCATTCTGACAGCGTTGAATAATTGGACGACACCTTTTGTGGCAATTTTCGATAACGTTCGTTCCCGGTCTTTgtccaaaatttttggttttaccCTCAGACTGGGCAACTCTTTTTTCTGTAAATTGAActgcaaaaacacaaaatgtaAATAGGGATACAAACCTTTCGTTTAATTGCTTGTTCGCTAGTTTCGTCATCTTCAACTTCAAGTTCTTCTTGTTTAACGTCTCCTTCAGCAGTGGCCACTTCAAAGCCAGCCGGTTTCGTTTTCTTTCTCTTAACATCGGTTAATTTCTTGGCTTTTGATaaaactaaagtttttttgccttttggcttatttgtttttaaaattttcgctATAGAGTCCGCCCAGCCTGCATTTGTTGTGCCTGGAGTATCGTCGGTTTCTGATGCGACCGATTCTTCACTACTAGCCACGCTTTCTTCTGAATCTAAAACACAGGGAAAAGTTATTTCTGAAAAtacgtgaaaaatgcattTCCGAACCGTTGGTTTCTATTACTTTGGCCATTACGGTCATTttcaaattgttgttttagaAATACATTTGAGGTTAGTACACCACGTTTCCTGCTGTCAAAACTAGGGAGTTTGCGGTTTATGAATGGTAGTGCTCATAGAATAAGAGAGAGGTAGTGCTGTTTAGCTGGTCACGTGGTTGTGTTTTGTGcaactttttccaaaaataaacgaaaaccaCCGAGATTTGAATATTTCACTTCTTTCTTCGTGCTTGCACAACGTGTTTGTGGCTTTTGATATCCACCAAGAATGCATAAATAAGTGTGTTTGTGGTGTGGCAATCCACTTGTTTTCTAGCAGACAGACTACTTTCGGTTTACTATAGTTGAGgttatgttatttttgttttgaagagCCTTATCAGccaaaatgagtgatttacttTCCGATTTTTTAAACGACAGGCTTCAACCTGTCCCTGTGGAAGGTGTTGTGAATGGAATCATGGATTATGAAAAACCAGAAGAAAATACCTACAACTCTTCCGATTCCGAATCAGAATCAGACACTGAACAACAAGAGTACATTAAGAAAGAATTGAGTACCTACTTTCCTGAGACAGAGGTAAGGTTTGGAAAATACCGATGTTATAGTCATAAACATAATTGTAAATAATGTGTAAGGAAGGCGCTAAAACTATTCTAATAGTTTTCATAGAAATACAGGTattccgtttttattgttataaacatAGACATGTGATAACACATTGTAACATAcactttaaattaattttactcaaaataaTACATCAGACTTTTTGTCTAATAAACCTTGGAATTTAAGATTTTGTTGTTGAAAGTGTAGCAAAACTAAATCCAAAATAGTTAAGGAACTTTCTTACGTTACGTCCCCTTCCAAGTTCAGACGCctatgattaattttttttatttgatctGAGAATTCGATTAGgtgtttaaatattataaactgtgccaaattttgtaattttatctgTAATGGTTTCTGAAGTATTTGGGAAAACCCACTAAAAGACGCCCCCTTTCAAGGGTATGTTTCGATACATGTGTATGTGAAACTTTTGTCTTAAATTGAATgttgtatttaaatttgtaacaataaaaacggaacCCTCTGTAAAATGGACAATTGGTTAACAAGTTGATCCGGTTTCGTTCCCAGCCGTATCAAGTACGAGTTTTATCTTAATGTAGAGTTGGAGCGTATTTAGCCGTCTGTAACATACCGCCACCCTATCTACTCTGCGTTTATCTAATGTTAATCGATCATTAGATCATTATCGACTGAATCATGAGTATATAACAAGAGTTTTAACTTAGTGGTGTGCATCTTTGTGGGAATTAACGGTTTTGTATCATAATTTGGGGTCTATCTTAGTGTGGCTTTTgagaaagaaagaagaaataaCGCTGTGGTTTTGAATCcgagtcatattttaaataatttaacaatcAAGTTTAAGAACAACAGCATATTTAATAGTTCTGTGGTGCTAATGCAAAACTTGTTAGGTCTGAAGAAAATGTACATGCTTCTTTCTTGAATTGCAATTCAGATAATGAGTGGCAGTCATATAAAATCTCAATGTTGTCGGCGACTTCGACTTTAGAAGGCGTCTTACGAGAGCAAGGTGAAAAATTCTCGGCCCAACGATGAAAgacttagttttttaatttaaatatgtatttattttttttgcataatcTCTATTTAGTTCAACGCACTTAGTCCaactttctaattttttaatcccaTCTCTGAAGTGACTTTCTGGAAGTTCTGCAAAATGCTTGTTTACAACCGCAATCATCTCCTCATTCGAGTGATAATTTTTCCTAACcacaatatttttcaaatttgtggTTGACGGAAGTCTGAGGAAGCCAAATCCGGTGAATATGAAGAATGTTCTAATAATTAATGTCGTAAATCCTTCATTTTTCCCATCGCCAGAGCGCCTATGTGGGCAAGTGCATCGGACCCATGCGGCACCCTTTTGCACACAATTTTTTCGTATCTAattcttgttgcaaaataaACTACACCCTTTTCTCAGCTATCTCATACACTTTCATTCGCCGATCGTTCAATACCAAATTTTTCGATGTTTTATACGTGGTTACTGTTTTTGGTCGTTTTTCACAAAACCCTTCATTCAAATTCAGCTGACCATGTTTTACAGTGGAATATGAAAAGGTTGACTCGTTATAAACTCTCACTAACTTTGGATAAATTTCTGTTGAGGATAAACCATCCAAAACGAAGAATTTAATGACGGTGTGATGCTCCATTTTATTCATTGTTCAAAACATACATGCAcctttactttaaaaatgttcagaaaaaaactatttgttaGATTAGGACGAAACTTGAGGAATGCTCTAGAGGAATGCTATTATGACGCATCGGCGTCGCAGACGACGTGAGACATGATGACTTGctcctacataaaaattttattgataacaATATTATTTCTATGGTAGGCCGGAAATTCCTCACCTTGCCCTTGTATActcttttgtaaaattgtatttttttatgtttgattctTGTAAAATGTATAGtagataatataaaaaaatattgccctAAAAGCtcgttttctttaaaaaatgtgtactaATTGATTTTACAAATCGGGCTCAATGCTGTTTCTACTTTTAAGCgaattgaaaatgtttattaagtttggggagatttaaaaaaaagtaaatttggTGCAGGCACCTTGTTCTGGTGGTCTCACCGATATCGAGGATGGCCACGAGGAGTCTGTTCTGGGAACAGACATCATGGAACTTCTTCACGTTCCTAAAGTTTTTGAAACCTACAAATTTGACACTTATTACAAAAAGGAATTACCAATTGACTCGTCTCGTGATAAAGTGAGTTGGTTTCTCATGTAAGCAAGTTCAAATCTAATTTCAAATTGTTTAGATTCTTGACATGATTAACACTAACTCCGTTGTAATAATTCACGGGCCTACAGGCTGTGGTAAAACTACTCAAGTGCCACAGTACATTTTGGACCACTGTAGAGCCACAAAATCGCCTTGCAATATTGTAGTAACTCAACCTAGAAGAATAGCTGCTATAAATATTGCACAACGAGTGTGCGAAGAGCGAGGGTGGGCCATTGGAACAGTTTGTGGTTATCAAGTACGTTTTAgctaatgcaaaaatttgagtTACAGAAATGTTGGTATTGTAGGTAGGTCTTGATAAAAACGTCGGTGATGATGTGATTTTAACTTATATGACAACTGAGGTTCtgttacaaaaattgatttccCAGAAAAATTTGAACAGATTTACTCATGTGATTATCGATGAAGTACACGAACGGAGCAAATCTctcgattttttgcttttgatTGTGAGgaaatatctttttactaactCATCTTCAGTTAAGGTAAGTTCGTGGTATAATTTAagtatttcttaattttgatTAGATAATTCTTATGTCTGCAACTATGGAAGCACAAGATTTTGCTTACTATTTTCGAAGTATTTCACGCAACAACCCCCAGCAGTACTTACTAGCTCCGGTATTACCCGTCACTAAAAAAAGTGAATACAAAGTCAGCATTTATTACAATGAACATTTTGCTTCTGCGGTAAGACTTTCATTTGAAACACAAATTGTTACTTGATAACTGTGTAGATGCCTCCGTACAATTTTGAAGAGCCTTGCATGCACAAAGAGCAGTACGATGTTTGTGCCAAATTGATTAGTCTTTTTGACAAGTTGGAAGAAAATGAGAGCAAGTTGACGCTTGCCGAACGGATTAATGGAAgtgttttggtgtttttgcCAGGTTTTCATGAAATTGAAGAAATGCATAAAGTTTTAGTCAGGGAGAGGtattaaaattgaacaaatgttcCGGTGTTCAGTGGCAGTTTTTAGAAACACTTCCGTTCTCGAATGGGAAATTATTCCCTTGCACTCGTCTCTGGCACAGGAACACATGGTCAAAGCCTTCCAGAAACCAAGACAACGATGCAGAAAAATAATCCTGTCGACTAATATTGCCGAAAGTTCGGTTACAGTTCCTGATGTCAATTTCGGtaagttttaaattgtttcaatCAACAGCAGAACTTCCAAATGTTTTTAGTGATTGACTTCTGTCTCACCAAGAATATGACTGTGAATGAAGTCACAAAGTTTTCAAGTTTAAGTCTGCAGTGGGCTTCATATACAAACTGCATTCAGAGGGCGGGGAGAGTTGGCCGTGTTGCCAATGGCAGAGTGTATCGTGTGGTCCCCACTAGCTTTTACCTCGTTAGTACAACCAACATaagcatatttttatttttcatttgtttctACCTAGCACGAAATGAAACAAACTACTGTTCCTGAGCTGCAAAGAGCGCCTTTAGAGAATGTAATTCTGTATATGAAGTTACTGGGATTGAACGACACTCCCAAAAATGTTCTTTCTTTGGCCCTAAGTCCTCCAAATTTGAAGGATGTGGAACAGTGTGTGTGGCACTTGAAAGAAGTGGGAGCTTTGCTGCAAACTTGTAGAGGCCACCGCACTCCCGCTGATGGTGACATAACTTTCATGGGACGCGTGATGGGTTCGCTTCCCATTGACATACATTTGTCCAAACTTATTCTCTTAGGCCACATGTTTAGTTGCCTGGATGAAGCTGTGATCATGGGTGCGTGCAATTTGCCTTTTGGTATTTTAGTAATGTTATTTTACAGCTGCTGGTTGTATGACGAAAAATATATTCGTTCAAAACTTTTACGACAGGTTCAGGACTTACAGACAGAAACTTGTATGGGCTGATGGGTCTCATAGCGACtttatgattttattaaatttgtacaATGTGAGTGTCGCTTGTTctttatacgtttttaatttatttaagtaggtTTGGCTGAGTATGAAACGAGATAGAGCCTTCAGTTCGAGCCACCAAGAAATCGGTTGGTGTAAGACGCATTTCGTCAATTTGAAAGGACTTAGAGAATGGGATATCCTAATCCAAGAGATTCACTCGCGCTTAAAACGACTCAATATCCAAAAATTGCCAGGACCGTCCAGTATTCCTCTGTCCATTGTTGAAAAACCCATGGTTCTGAAAGTTATAATCTGTGGCGCATTCTATCCTTACTATTTCATAAAATCATCAGATTTTGGAAATGTCGACGCGAAAGAAGCTGTGAAAATTCTCAACGGTCGCGATCCCTGCAACACGGTTTATTTCACTAATATGAAAATGAACCAACCAGGACAGATTTATGTcagacaaataaaaaaactaatgaaTTGCGAAGATAAACCAAACGTCCAGATTGGATTCGATCCTCAGAGCACCAAAGTTTTTGTCGAATTTAAAGCCACCAGACAACCGGAACAAGTCACAATTGATGGTAGACAGTACATCGCTACGGTTGCGAGTAACATAGCGGTGGATGTGTACGAAGCTGTGAGGAAGAGGCAAATGAGAGTTCCTTTCGTGTTGCGTATTTTACCGTAAgttgtgttaaaaaaaaatctactgtAATATATGAAAAACGACGTTATTCAATTCGCTAAGGTGGCAAAACTTCATAACAAAACGGTTTCAAAAACAGTTGGCAATATTTAGTGAAGAGTGAACTCTTAGTCCTTCTAATATTTCATACCGCCTCCAAACCACTTTATTTGTaaactgaatattttttgcatatttacaaaaaaaaaaagaaattgtaaCTGTGCAACTAATATTGCAACAACATTAGCTAGCCCAAGTTCTTCATGATGATTATAACGCGTGGTAGTTACTTTGAGGGATAAGACCctccaaatatttatttattgaagtGACGACTGGTGGGCTGGCAACATCGGTTATGACATGGCATACTAATGCCAACGGAATATTTTCACATTTTCTAGGAggattttttcagtttatattgaataacaataaattaagatagTTTTCATTGTCCTTGATATCAAAGTAAAGGACACAATAGCATTAGGCATTAGTTCACGATGAATCTGTTGCCTCAgatttcgttgttgttgttgacTAATCGTTGAATgctctagtttttgagatatagttAATAACTATTACTAAATTTTACTAAACGTTTCTCTACTATTACACGTAAATTCTGAGGCGTATTTGCCTTGTTCCAAAccgaaatgcaattattttatcattttcttAATCTTAGTTATGCCatagaaaatttgcaaatgaAATTGGAGGCCCaatgttaataatttaaatttttagttaaaccgGAGAGGAAAAATGGCATTTTGTAAATgaatgatatttaaaaaagatgcATTCCATCATAACGTCCAGGCATAAAATCGGTTTATGTAAGAAGACATTAAAAACTCTTTCTTACATTCTTAAATTATTAGCAGTAACAAAGGTAAATTCACCTTTGTAAAACTTTTAGAGAAGGTTTATCTGTGAAAACAATTGTGTTTTCTGGCAACTAGTGGAACTAACGAGAACAAGCACGGTTCCTTTAGACCGTGTTGCAACTTACTGTTTAATAAGTATCCGTAAAAGCTACAATTTCACTTGTTTTGATTATAGGGATAGCAAGGCATGGGAGTTTGCTAATATGACTCAGGCGAAACGACAGATTGCGGAAAGTGAAGATGTTAATTGTTTCACGACTCTCGACTATTCACCTTTGCCTACCCTAGATATAGAATATATCACTGTCACTGTAACTCATGTTAGTATTTAATCATCAACCACCAATCTAGtctttttgacattttttttactagatTATTGACGCGGGCCACTTTTATTGTCAGAACTGGAATGAAGAAACTCGCATGCTTCTAGACCAAATTTTCGCGGCTTTGAACGGTCCAGGAGTATTCCTAGAACCTGCCGGAGAGAAAATCAAAGTCAACAGCGACATATACGCAGCGTTGTTTAATGAGGACGGGAAATTTTACAGATGCAAAGTCATTGACTTAACACCTGGTCAACCAAACGTTGCACAGGTTTGTCAAAATGAGATACTAACTAGCatcacataataaaaaaatgttaaaggtGTGTTTTATCGATTATGGGAACGTGCAAAGAGTTCCCAAAAACCGACTTTATAAATTGCCTGAAAACAGTGAGCCATGTCGGGTTCAACCAATCGCGATGTGTTGCGTCCTTAGCGGAGTGCAACCAGACCTTGTCCTAAATCCCAAAGCTTTGTGGAGTGAAAGTGTCAACAATATCCTACGGAAGAAAACGACTGGTGTTTTGTTAAATGCAAAAGTATGTGTTCGTTTTTATAAGAAATGGGTTGACCATAGTTATAGGTATTCTCGGTGGTAGATGAGGTCGTGCATCTCGAATTATTCCTGCAAAATCCTGGTCGGAATTCAGTCTCGTTCAATCAGTGGTTGATTAACGAAGGACTCGGCCAAAAATGCGAAGAAAGTCAACGATCAAAAGTGAGTACCGTTAAAAATATTACGAGATTATAAATCTCTTGTAGATGGACCACGAAATGCGTCTCAAAGTCCAAAGCTCTGAAGATCCAAGCAACATGAGCGCGctcttcaacaaaaatcaaattgtGACCAGTTACGCCGATTTCGAAGCGCCTGAATCGAGCGAAGCCACTGAAATAATCGAACTGAAGGGTCCTTTCAGCCCTCTTGAGATGAAAGTTTGCGGTCTGGTTCAGGCCAGTCAGGGGGCACCTGTGCACGTTGATGGTGATTCAGTCAACGCTGTGATGCTAGACGACAATCCTGAGGATTATCACGCCACGTAAAGtgataataatgttaatgtaaataattcttaaaaaaaacataggtTGCTCGTTGCCGGACAAGTCTCCCAGTCGTCCACCACTTCTGCGGTGAAAATATCGCAAACGACCATCATGCCCAACATTCCCGGGTTTCCCATGTTGATGTGTCTCCTGTTCTGCCCCCAGATGGAGCCAAAATTGACACCTGATGGTAGCCGAGTGGCCTCAATTCTGTGCGGGTTGGGGTACAAGGAAGTCACCCAAAGAGCCAATTTCCCCATGCATGATATTTGTCTCGTGCTTGATACAGATTTGCGCTCTGAAATAATTACTAAGGTTGGCGATGTTGTCGTTGCGGTAGAAATTAATTGGATATTCTAGATCAACGCATTGAGGTACTACATGAATGAAGCTATTAAAATAATGAGCCAAATTCAAGAGGAGTTGGCACGACCTGAAGAAATGTACACAACCCAACGGTTTCTCAAAGATGAATTATTTCAGTaaggaaattgtttttttttgacgcTGTTCCCTAATTGAAGCTTTCAGTTTGTTACATATGAGACAGCAAACTGTTGATCGGGTTAATGTCCGCTATCCTGATGTGTGGAATAAGGGCTTGGATAATATGGAGATACTACGCATTGACATGGACGATGATGAGGAGGCTATATGGTCTTATCTGTGGTTCGTCAAGTTTGGCGAAGATAGGCTCTCAAAGATGTcgattaacaaaaatttggacGAACTTACCCAAATTGCGAGAAGGTGAGTTATGTtataaattgaatttaattataCAGGTGTCTCAAATTTGGCGAATTCCGAATTCAGAGCGTTGTAGATAATTACTTTAGTAgtccaaatatacaaaaaataaagattcgaCATTTCCAcacaaagttaaatttttttgaagatcaatcttgaattttgttatttgctggttcttttttaagaaaaatttcaaaaatttaatccaaaatagagcaaattttttgagaaattgttaTTAGGTTATATGGCCCcagtaaaatattttgactCTAATAATCAGGGAATCTTTTTAACAAAGAGAGCTCATAAATTGGTCTCAAATACATTGAGCAGACAGCCGTACGGAACCGGATTCAGGCCATTTGCGTACGAATTTTGCTTAAGTTGGTAAAAGTGatcaaaaaatttacgaaCACTGTCAAAATCGGAATCTAAATCAATTATTTACACTTTGTCTACACTTGtaacatttatttacttttcgcCACACCGCATAAGCACTTAAATAATATTACGACTTATTCTAAATCACTAtcactaatattttttactgcctaaatttaaaaaatgaattaatcaaaaatgaattaattaactacGTAATGTTAAATCAAACTAAACCTACAACCGTAACGTCgacaattaaacaaaaacttaaatagttaattttattcggATCGGTTTTTTTGGCTTGGATAAGGTCTACTGAGGCAACTTTGGTATTCGGAAGAAATCATTATTACCTGGTATTACCTCCTCGAGTCTGGATAACTGTCTCCCTTCTACATGGCCTGCTGTGATTTTGATAATTTGACATTTAATTAGCTAGCTATGAATCTACACCaatggtttttaaaaaactgatagCCATCGAAGTTACTTGAGAATGCTAATATCCTGTATCATCGACTTCAGTACAATTTTCAGAACTCTTAAGCCTCAAATCTTGCAATAATTTTGCCGGTGAGTGTAGTTAAGaagaaaaagataatttttaagaaattggtTACTTAGCTATTTAAATACTCATTTATAAGGGTTTAGTGCTTTCTTATAAACTATAGGTAAGTCCAGGGAAGCAGGTACTCAGGTAAGAAAACAATCATGACACACGAATGTCATATCTACAACAGTTTTCATTGGTGGCACATTTTCAATTTGTAAACaagttgataatttttaatacgGCACTGGAACGGTTTGTAAACAGAGAaagattataataataaatgccaatttttgggacaccctgtaaaatagttatttttttgtaatcattgtctatttctttttgtctTCGATTTGGGcctattttatgtaaattttggTTCTTTAGGACTGCGCCAGAACGGGAAATCAAGTGCGAACTCTGCAATAGTGCCACCCTACGTAATATAAGTGATGTCCGAATTCACCTGTTCAGAGAGGAGCACAAATCTAATCTTGCTAAATATTTGAACCAAAACAAGTAGTAGATAGTGtcgctttttattttgttactttattGTGAGTTTATTATGTTTTGTAAAAGAAAGTTTTCTTTGTTTCCTGTCACTGTATGAATCTCGATAAGTTTATATGAcgcttttaataaatctttatttCTAAAATCTTGTTTTAATGAAGAGCATTTGCGCTGGTCTATTGGAAATGAAAGCGTCTTAAGTCAAGGTGATTGCTAGAAAGTCAAGGACCGCGATCTTCGCATGTACAAGTACCGTTACGTCCACAGTTCCAGTTAAAATGTCCGAAAAGACAGAAACACGACCCAAACAGGTAAGTGGGTGATGTTAAGTCGCGATTTtgatattaaattttcaggaaaaaaGTGGTCGTAGCAGTGTCATAGACAGTTTCGTGTCGCAATACGAACGATATTACAGTCTTTCAGTATTAATAGCAGTAGTTTCCGTAGTTACGATTTTAATAATAGCGGCGGACGAATGCCG is a genomic window containing:
- the mRpL37 gene encoding large ribosomal subunit protein mL37; the protein is MRLSRHLCKQHIGWHLKKLWANQSIKKIEDSQAEKRLLEKGIPVVRAEDVLQESYREQHKFEKVEVVGFKPPPIAFDNTHPNWHDRVLLTYKDNNVLLEGLKQAKILTNTVELTEGLPKSRAIESNKEIERRVKEIILSSHVFDAEQQKLPKLKDPERPAWNFPRVYGITQPRVIKLLLSNLLQLIENTSDLELVKNRFVIDDAHFSYSFEKYGKLMQFELKGDTLLTSKSPLSPVTDQPTKELELPDIFPIEPTITLNEENVYTVRQIYPINIQFAKSHPHTIFIPHVETDVKNIFEEPVTDEQIFGRSLLKTFTVAASYAKEKFGDVKILPKPVTVQCVHTNGHLFHFGVFQLNTLDLEDSGVKNVWYQTNRIPLFESCGYKVGKPVLEGYNREVMHILTSFYNNV
- the Task7 gene encoding two pore potassium channel protein sup-9 — its product is MKRQNVRTLSLVVCTFTYLLIGAAVFDALESKEESRRDELLKTSTSALKNKYNISEDDYRMIELVITEYKPHKAGPQWKFAGAFYFATVVLAMIGYGHSTPVTAGGKAFCMGYAMVGIPLGLVMFQSIGERLNKFASVVIRQIKKYLHCKKIEATEMNLMFATGMLSSIIITTGAAVFSRYEGWTYFDSFYYCFVTLTTIGFGDYVALQNDNALKDKPGYVALSLVFILFGLAVVAASINLLVLRFMTMNAEDIRRDDQDLQSSSHHVLTLDGEVMAVNGKLLAGHAFVGEPGEIDQMSVCSCNCLGLNHGENQELLLDTSYHPSQTVLASSLKIKRASV
- the LOC660358 gene encoding RRP15-like protein codes for the protein MTVMAKVIETNDSEESVASSEESVASETDDTPGTTNAGWADSIAKILKTNKPKGKKTLVLSKAKKLTDVKRKKTKPAGFEVATAEGDVKQEELEVEDDETSEQAIKRKKKELPSLRVKPKILDKDRERTLSKIATKGVVQLFNAVRMQQKDITKKLDEAGPLEVRKEKVLKSIDKRAFLDVLMGEKSEVVNENVQKSEESTWSVLREDFMMGAKMKDWDKELEEEKETEQAEAEVESE